From a region of the Thermoflexus hugenholtzii JAD2 genome:
- a CDS encoding amino acid ABC transporter permease — MSTADVWHYLLLGLWTTLRLSLASMGVALALGTLIGVLRVSPVPPLRWFAAGYVEFFRDIPLLPVLVFVYSGLPKAGIRLPTSFDSAVAGLGVYTAAFVAEVVRAGLQSVHRGQIEAALSLGMTFPQMVRLVLLPQAFRMMIPPLGTVFIALVKNTSIASAIAVEELLYQAEFVIGRTFADWPMLIAFLLYLVITVPLSGLVNFLERRLRILF, encoded by the coding sequence ATGAGCACGGCGGACGTCTGGCATTACCTGCTTCTGGGCCTGTGGACGACCCTACGGCTCTCCCTCGCCAGCATGGGGGTGGCGTTGGCCCTGGGGACACTGATCGGGGTGTTGCGGGTCTCCCCGGTGCCTCCCCTTCGCTGGTTCGCCGCCGGGTATGTGGAGTTCTTCCGGGATATCCCACTGTTGCCGGTGCTGGTCTTCGTCTACAGCGGGTTGCCCAAGGCGGGAATCCGGCTCCCCACTTCTTTCGATAGCGCGGTGGCCGGGCTGGGGGTTTACACGGCCGCCTTCGTCGCGGAGGTGGTGCGGGCCGGCCTCCAGTCGGTCCACAGGGGTCAGATCGAGGCCGCCCTCTCCCTGGGCATGACCTTCCCCCAGATGGTCCGCCTGGTGTTGCTGCCTCAAGCCTTCCGCATGATGATCCCGCCCCTGGGCACCGTGTTCATCGCCCTGGTGAAGAACACCTCCATCGCCTCGGCCATCGCTGTCGAGGAACTGCTGTATCAGGCGGAGTTCGTCATCGGCCGCACCTTCGCTGACTGGCCGATGCTGATCGCCTTTCTTCTCTATCTGGTGATCACCGTGCCCCTCAGCGGGCTGGTGAACTTTCTGGAGCGCCGTCTGCGGATCCTCTTCTGA
- a CDS encoding amino acid ABC transporter permease — protein MQASERPWQTLAGVGIVLALIPLAFRMEPARFAPFLEGSTWRFLALGLLLTLEASAIAILASIPLALFFALARLSGPFWLRYPVIALVEGIRALPLLGLMFYLFLRLSALGRQLGMEALTRPDAAVIAALWLYTGAVNGEALRAAILSLPRGQWEAARSLGLTYGQAMRLVILPQAFRRALPPLVAQFATLVKDTSLGAIIGFIELYRRGVILFQGERNPMETLYVISVIYFLVNYTLGRLAGTLERRLGLHRG, from the coding sequence ATGCAGGCATCGGAGCGACCCTGGCAGACCCTGGCGGGCGTGGGGATCGTGCTGGCCCTGATCCCCCTGGCCTTCCGTATGGAGCCGGCGCGGTTCGCGCCGTTCCTCGAGGGATCCACCTGGCGGTTCCTGGCCCTGGGGCTGCTCCTCACCCTGGAGGCCTCGGCGATCGCCATCCTGGCCAGCATCCCGCTGGCCCTCTTCTTCGCTCTGGCCCGCCTGAGCGGCCCGTTCTGGCTCCGCTACCCCGTGATCGCCCTGGTGGAAGGCATCCGGGCTCTCCCCCTCCTGGGGCTGATGTTTTATCTCTTCCTGCGCCTGAGCGCCCTGGGCCGGCAGCTGGGGATGGAGGCGCTGACCCGGCCCGACGCGGCGGTGATCGCCGCCCTCTGGCTCTACACGGGCGCGGTGAACGGCGAGGCCCTGCGCGCGGCCATCCTCTCCCTCCCCCGAGGCCAGTGGGAGGCCGCCCGCTCCCTGGGCTTGACCTACGGCCAGGCGATGCGCTTGGTCATCCTCCCCCAGGCCTTCCGACGGGCCCTTCCCCCGCTGGTGGCCCAGTTCGCCACTCTGGTGAAGGATACCTCCCTGGGCGCCATCATCGGGTTCATCGAGCTCTACCGGCGGGGGGTGATCCTCTTTCAAGGGGAGCGCAACCCCATGGAAACCCTCTACGTGATCTCGGTGATCTATTTCCTCGTTAACTACACCCTCGGCCGGCTGGCTGGGACGCTGGAGCGCCGGCTGGGGCTTCACCGCGGGTAG
- the cdd gene encoding cytidine deaminase, protein MEDRALVELALRMRERAYAPYSGYRVGAALLSASGQVFTGCNVENAVYPLGLCAERVAVFKAISEGEHHFTAIAVATENGGTPCGACRQVLSEFSPDLRILLVDAKGHVRETSLRALLPEPFGPRDLQAVR, encoded by the coding sequence ATGGAAGATCGGGCACTGGTGGAGCTGGCCCTCCGGATGCGTGAGCGGGCCTATGCCCCTTACTCCGGCTACCGGGTGGGGGCCGCCCTGCTGAGCGCCTCCGGCCAGGTGTTCACCGGATGCAACGTGGAGAACGCGGTCTACCCCCTTGGGCTGTGCGCGGAGCGGGTAGCCGTGTTCAAGGCCATCTCCGAAGGGGAGCATCACTTCACCGCCATCGCGGTCGCCACCGAAAACGGCGGCACGCCGTGCGGAGCCTGCCGCCAGGTCCTCTCCGAGTTCTCCCCCGACCTGCGGATCCTCCTGGTCGACGCGAAAGGACACGTGCGGGAGACCTCCCTGCGGGCCCTGCTGCCGGAACCCTTCGGGCCCCGGGATCTCCAGGCGGTTCGCTGA